CACTCCTGCAGGTTCTTAAAGTAGAATACGAGGGTTTATGGTTGCAAGATTTGTGGTTTACTTTCCATGTTGTCTATACTTCTCACGAAAGTACATTTTTTGTATTCTCACTGAAAGAAGATATAAATATGATCAGAAACGCATTCAACGATCAAAACAAGAAGCCGAAACGACAAAGTAAAATGcattataatttgtattaataaCATTCTAATTCTTAGAACTTTCCCTATCTAAATCTCCACTGTCTTGCCTCAGAATTTAGAGTCGGACATTTAACATTACTAAATGAAAATTCACTTCTCCGAATGTTAAACAGAGCATCTACATGCTAAGAAACCTCTTTCGATTCATGAATATTAGTGCACtggcaaaaaaaaaatcaaaataatactaaaaatatgtttggtttaaattttgaaaatattttctttcatattttttcaaaaaccaGATGAAAATGTGTTGAGAAGGTTCGTACTCTTCTACATCCCAATAAGGAGTCAATTTTTCCAAATCTTAAAAACTTGGAAATGTGaactatttttaacattttctccTTCTGAGTTGttgtagtttttgttttccAATATGTGATTTTATCCTTTTATGTCTAAACCTCAAGAAATGGTTGAAGCAATTTCTGGAtacctttttaaatttcttttacttcccaaggttatttatttataatagatcGCATGAAACTGattactttataattaaaaattgacaTTAATTTGATGTATATTAAGATCAAGTCAATCTTTAATCGAATATGACAGATTAGAGTCAATGTGGAGTGTTTAATGGTTTTCATGACAACTTTCTGAAATTTGTACAAAAAACTTCTAAGGAGAATTGTGATTCTAGGTGTTCGATACATGGTTGTAATAGggttgcaaaaaaaaaaactaattttcaacCTTGCCAAcactaaaattttaaacaataatttttttaaaccaatactagtttatctttgattttaaaaatttgagttaCAACACAATATATCACCGAAAACAATGTGTCtatgatttgaataattattttctaagtttttcttaatattatcatatattatatatatataattatttttatcataaatattttcataatttataaattaaataataaaaaaaattgaaagtttaACATCAGATTGTTGAAcataacagaaaaaaatattcaaccataacataaaagaattcaagcataatatgaaaaaaatacaattttaaatttgaatataaagtATTAGTTTTATGTCGTTTTCGTcgatttgaaattaaaaagactACATTGCTCTGTTTCTAAAAACAAGTCAAACTTAATtgaaaacttaagaaaaaaaaataattaatctgaTATTGAAATTAGACGATTTAGATTATTAATAACACTCCGAGAGCAGAAAACCCATTTAAAACGCTCATTCTCTTCTAAATCCCAAatcctaatatttttttttatcttcagtATTTGTTTTTCCCGACACCTCTCGCCGACAGCGTAACGGTGGCCGTTCCCGGCGCCGTCGTTGATCTCTTCCATCCTCTGCCGTCAAATTTACCTCTACTCCTCTCCTTTCGTATTCACACTATCATTTCcttttttcctctttctctttctccacCGCAACACACTCAACTCTAggtatttctttttcattttcatttcaaatattagttttattgtTGATTTGCGACGTGTGAAACGAATCTGATTAAATTAAGGCTTTTAGTGCATTAGACGGTTCTGTTACCTGTGCTGGTTTTATGGAGTTTGATCTTCGATGCTGATCTTTAATTTACTTCGCATTGCTTCGACCTAGTTCTTTGGTTCACCCGCTTTCGCCTCTACATTTTTTGTGCATTCAACGGTTGTGTATTGAGATGACTAATGAACACTATCTACGTTCAACAACTCAAAATTATTGTTGTAAGAACACTGTCCTTGCTATTGTTTAAGTTTGGAAAGAAAACCAAAAGGAATTGTGATTTTGTGAAGGTGAATAGGCTATAGGAATTAGGGATAGTCTATTGGATATTGTCAAGTTGCAATTTTTATGAGTGTAATTTGAGGATTTTTGCTTTGAATTGTAGAATGTTTTGAAATACAAGAACTATTATGGCAATGCGATCGTTGTTATTCAGTTTCATTTGCTTTAATGTTATTGTGTTATGCTGTTTGGAGTGACCTTTTTTCTTCAATGCCTCTGTTTGTCATGATGGATAATGTGGCacttttgtaaaattgaaattgttgatATGTGACTTTGGTTTGGGTGATTAGTTTAAGCTTCAAAGTCAAGAGGCCCTTTTgctttttcttaaattttagtGGGATCACTGCCGGATGGGCTTTTATGAGGATGTTATTGAGtaaattattgaattataaTCATTTGTACAGGTGTGGATGGAACTTGAAGCTAGCAATCAGCCCAAGCAAGAGCGATCAAGGACAAGATGGACAGCATCCCTTGACAAGATATTTGCAGACTTGGTTGTCAAGCAGATTCAACTAGGAAATAGACCAAACAATGTTTTTGACAAGAAAACATGGAATCATATTCGGGATGAGTTTAATAGGCAAACAGACCTTAGTTTCAACAACAATCAATTGAGGAAGCATCTAGATGTACTTCGGACCCGCTTCTACAACTTGAAATCCGCTTATGATCAGAATAATGATTTTGTAATGGATGATTCCTGTTGCATTGGCTTTGAGCAGTGGGATGATATAGGGGTAAGTTCCTTTCATTGTAGCGATCTGTTCCTTTCTTTATTCGTAACCTGAATAGTGCTATTTTTTTATGTAGGCACAGCCTAGGCACGAAACAGTTAAAGGGAAAGATTGTCCAATATATGAGCAACTGTGCGCAATCTTCATAGATTCAGCAGCTGATGGGAAATACGCCCAGTCTAGTCATTATGAAGAGCTTGACAAATCTTTTGGAACTGATGCATCTGGCTTTACACCATGTCTAGAAGCTAAGGTCTCACATTATGAAAACCCATCAACATCTAAATCTATTCCTGGGAATATCTCAACTTCTGAGAAGGTGACCAAGAATTCTCTAGATAGGAAACGGAAACGGTCGTACGAGACACAAACTACTGGCCTGGATCAGGACACCTGCAATGCTATGGCAGAAGCCTTGTTAGATATGGTTGCTGTTTCAAGGTTAAGGGCAGTCGTTTCAAGTGTAAGTGATGACAAGTTTTCCATAACAAACTGCATTAAGGCTCTAGATGAGATAGAAGGCATTGATCAACAGCTCTACTTTTCTGCCCTGGATCTCTTTGAGAACCCTAGCTTAAGGGAGATATTCATTTCTCTAAAAAGTGTCAAGATAAGGTTGACATGGTTACAAGGAAAGTGCAGTAGAAGTCCCTTCCATTAGAAAATTCAAGTCATCAGAATAGATTTCATAGTCACAACACAAATGCTCAGTCTATTATACCGTCCTTTTTGTTTGACTGTAAGTAATGCCATTCCTAGTTTTAACTTTTACAACCTGCCGTAGTTGTTTATACAACGTGCTTTTTCAACTGGATTTTATAGTTACTCTTTCGAATATGACTTTTGTGAACCTTCTGATCCTATTGACTAAATGTAaactattttttgttgaaaatgCGCCAATACCATTATTCTAAATGGATGGTTGTTGTTACAGTGTCTTAGGCATATTAGTAGTGTAATTTATGGACCCTTTAGATTTAAGTCATCTAATGCTTTGCTAAGCATGCTCAATTTACTGGGGTGTGAACAAATGTATATTCGATCTTTTTAGAATGACAAGAACATCAGATTTCAATCCATTTTGTAACCACTTCAGATTAAATTTGTAACAGTTCCAAACATAGGGTGAAGCTAGTTTACCTTACAGATTTTCTTTCGGAAATGTTTAATTTGAAGTTACATGGGCAGTGCCATAATTCAGAAGAGTTGTATAGTATCATCGCACAccagattaaaaataaataaaatcatcattttatgtttaattgttCATTCAGATCAAAAGCCGAGAAAATGCACCCTTCTGAGCAGGAGTCTATTATATAAGATTtacttttttctaaaattgtcgcatgacatttttttttttaaattatttcaacttACCATTCCActtagtttttagggtttaaaaatGGTTAGCTATATTTCTTCAAAGTgtaaattattatctttaatttgttaCCAGATATTTCTTACCTAATATGTTGAACGAAAAGTAATGTGATCATAtatcaaaatcttaaaaaataacttttaaatttctatGTTATTTATCTATTCTAAATGCTGGACACTACAATCAgtgatttgaaattttgaaagaatgaaaaacaaataataatatttgacaGGAATTGAAACCAAAATTCGtatatattacaatattaataacaGGCATTCTCAATTTTAGAGACATTAAAAACAAAGGGGAAATAATTAggaaccaaaataaaaaacattcattttAGAAGtcttttgaaaacatttttaaaccttttattattattattattattattaggtttaatacccaattttgtccccactttggttcggaaatctcaagttagtccctttatagaaatgtgagtgcaatggatccttacttgtaattatttgagtctaatgagtcccttccgttaaatagaaggaaacggagttagtgggctgatgatgtggcagttgtctttggtagttgtctttggtgaggtGTCAAGACGCAATTGTTTGcgtgcttacgtggtgttagggttccccattttcaaattgggttttattaaaaattggggaTAAAAGGATTTGGGGGTGATTTGTTAGAGAAATCTTGAGGGAAGTTCTGGAGAAAGCTACGAAACCTGATAGAATTTCATACAATACTGTTATTTATGCATATTGCAGAAATGGTAGGATGAAGGAGGCTTCGCGAATATTTTCTGAAATGAAAGACTCTACACTTATTCCTGATGTTGTAACTTACAACACATTTATTGCAACTTATGCCGGCGACTCAATGTTTGCTGAAGCTATTGATGTAGTTCGATACATGATCAAGCAGGGATGTAAACCAGACCAGAATACTTATAACTCCATTGTTGATTGGTATTGTAAGCTCAACCGTCGGGATGAGGCCAACAGTTTTGTTAAAAGCCTTCGCAATCTTGACTCACATGTTTCCAAGGAGGAGGAAAATAGGTTACTTGAGAGAATAGTAAAAATGTGGCCATAAGTTTTTTCACGATTCTGCTATACTGGAACTTAGTGTTTTTTGACCTCTTCTTTTAAGATGCCCTCGGTCCCTTCTTCCTCCTTGGTTCATATGTTATATAATATCAAGTATGGGTTGGGATTCACCGCGTGTAGATCTAAATGAAGGTGATCCTTTATTAAAATGAGGAACCCTGCTTGATTCACCCCAAATCCTTTTAtccccaatttttaataaaacccaaTTTGAAAATGGGGAACCTAACACCACGTactccgtttccttctatttaacggaagggactcattagactcaaataattacaagtaaggatccattacactcacatttctataaagggactaacttgagatttccgaaccaaagtggggacaaaattgggtattaaaccttattattattattatatgttgatTATTCCAAGTTGTgtttattgagttttttttggattgtcaatcttttaaatttatattttgtatttattatttaaaaaagcaaTTATGCAAATATTATacttttctataaaataaaaaattatcgcTTTATTAATATACGCacaaattcattcatttaattgccatttaatatttttttgtgcttaatgataaatttatacTCATCAAccttacaaaaaaaatagttatttaattatttgtctaTGTTCAAAATAATGCCCAAATTTTTTAAACCCAAAAATATTAGTATGTTGTAAGTTCAAACTCCTTCATGCTTTAatgatctttttatttaatttcattgaaTTTGTTTGTGCACGTCAACAGTAAAACCCATGAAATTTATTCACACTAATGTGGTTAATACAAGAAACATTTTTAACAGAGATCTTGCTTAGTATAATATGGACAAGTTTTTACACACATTTTCAGCAGAGGACAGGCTGTTTTATTAAATGGAATGATAAAAAAACTTGACAATGAAATAACTAGAAAGTAATAAAGTTTGAGTTTTACAAGTTAATAGAACTAatatttctattcttttttttcgAGTGAACTAGATGAAAAGCAATTGAAATAACGAATTTTTGATAGAATGTGTTGATGTACAATTTTTGGATTATTAAATCAGAagattataaaaagaataacataaACATAGGAAACAAAAGTGAGTAACCTAATAATATCATATCACTGATTAAAATGTAAACAAATCAAAGGATGAACATGGTTTTGATTTTTCCAACTGCATTAGGTGTGTACTCATATCAAAGACATTAAATAAGTACATTAACCTCATATCAGATCCAAAATCAGAGCCAAATATTCTTAGCTTGCCTCAGTCATCATCTTTGAATTCTCTGATCAATATGAAGCACAAAACAGTAGTCAACAGTACAATACAGAAAAGTTGAAAACTTTTCTATGAATAAATTATCATCACTTTTTTGCCAGAAATGACTACTGGTTTTACTAGAAGATAAACTATCCAAAGCAATGCTCATGTTTTTGTTGAAGAATAGTTTAAGGTTTCTCAAAACCCTTGCTCCTTTTAGCCTCTTATATGGTGACTCAGTCCTTATAGCCTTATTGTTATAGCAGAATGAATGCTGATTGACAAAATTTCCATGGTATACATATTCACTAAATTTGTTCTTGGTAAATTTTATGGTAGAGTTTTGGAGATATTCTTTTGGAAACAGAGAGATTTTAAGAAGGAAGAAGATAGGGTATATATAATATGTACTGCAATTTTAGCAAAAGAGGAAAATAACTTCAAAAGTAAAGATGAAAGATGTAACATGGCAGTTCAAGTATTTTggatcaaaatttcaaaatgatgaaaGATTGATTTGATAAGAGTCTCACACAAAATATTCAAGTGGATGGCTaagtatgataaaaaaatatctactGAACTCAAAAAAAGAGTTTTATGGAAAAaggagttaaatatgtttttattccctAAACTTCAATGCAAAATTGAAATTCGTCCTGTtatgattttgatatattttggttcctaaattttaaaaatgaataaatgtaCAAGCAAAAAAGTTAACGTCaacaagttaaaaaaactatattcattcattttttaactttaagaatcaaaatatatcaaagtttgaGACTAGAACAAGTTTTAATTTCGCGTCAAAGTTTacggactaaaaacatatttaacctatgAGAAAGCTATGACAATGAAAGTTGGACTTTAGAAGACTAGAGAATGTTAGAATGAATGTATGAGCATACAAGATATGACAGAAAACGATTTTAGAGAAATGACATGGTATGATTCATGTAGCCGATCCCAACTAATGGAAAAAAGCTTTTGCTGTTGTTGCTAAACTACAAAAGAAGGGAAATGAAGTTGCAGAACTGCATACCTGCGGTCAAGGTAACGAGGTTGAATTCCAGATCCTTGACAAGTTGTGCATGTGAGTGAACCAACACCATCACAGTTTATGCATCTAGACACCTCCTTCTCACCCCCACCAAGTTCAACTGTCACATTGCCAGATCCTAAGCAAAATCTGCATTTCTCTGCCCACAGTATAACAAGATTGGTCAACAACCTACAACTATTGAATTCTCAAATTcagaggaaagaaaaaagattaacTGCTAAATCTATGAAATAGCAGATTTCCTGCCATGCTGTAGTGCTGAGATGAGACAATCAAATTGTCAGATATAATGGTTCCTCTCCATtctcattaattcatcattgttgaatttgattgttTCCCTTTTCCTCTCATGAATAAGCCTTAACTTAAGGTCTAAGTCTAACttgtaaaatgaaatttacaTTTACTTATCTACTAATTTTCACATATACCTCAAGGTGATAATTGTTTTCTAGACAGGAACTGTATAACCAAGTACACTTTCACTGTGTGTGGAGTTGAGCTACCTCTTATGTTATAAGAACTAAATGAAAAAACCTTAATTAAGCTAAATAGTCAAACGAATCCTTATTCAACAGTTATGACTGAATAAACAGTGTATGCACTCTGATAATGGAATGAATATTCGTACCATCATTCAAGCATAAACCATATTAGTAATGACAATAATTTCTGATTAATTGAGAAATTAAACTCGTTTCAGTTTCTGATCGAATAATGCttcatatagaaaataaaacttacGAGCACCAGATCCAGTACATGGGAAGCAGGGCTGCGTGTTATCTCTCTTAGCCTGCAACAAAGAGATACTGTAATCAAAACCCAAAACATCAGATGAAAAATAGAACATACAAAAGGGTACAGTGCAAAGTAAAAACACTTCACAGCATTATCGATTTGGGTTTCGTAGAACACTGGAATGCCAATTCCAACAGCCACACTCACGAGTCCTACACTTATAGCCACtacctgaaaaaaaaaacaaaaacagattAAGGTTATGTCTGTTACGTTGTAGAAATAAGTAATACCTAAAGAAGAACAGGAAAAACCGTGTTTTGATCAAGCTCCAAAGCTCTAATGCGAGGATAAGAAGAGGGTTTTGGTTGAAGAAAAGTTGTTGCAGAAGGCTTGGATTTCAGAGggcaagaaagaaaagaagaatgcAAGTtagggagagaaagagaaggagacaGTGTCATCTCTCACTCCCTTCAATTCAaatgttgttttatattttgatcaGTTTTTGTGGCATCTGAACTGAACTGAAAAGGAATCGTTAAGAATGAGAAGTGAGGCAATGAAACTCCCAACATCATCCAACCAAAACTAGTGGCAGTAACGACCACATAGTCTTTGTCCCATCTTACACGTGGCTCTATTATCCTCATCATCATGCAGCATTTCATTTCGATTCTTTATTATCCTATTTTAACACAATTTCTTtgcattaaaacaaaatttctaaaaaaataataattatttaacatacataaattttttacattatcctttcttatttttaattttttttcttaaaatatataaaaatttacattttttatgaccattttaagttatattatgtgtcaaatacatttaaaaatatgttataatattaaatgagaTTTTAAGAATGTAATTTCCGGAACGAAACTCATCAAATACCTTACGGAATATATTTTCTGCAATATCCgtatatgaaatatattattaaaaaaggctttttgaaacacataaaatatttggaaaaatgtttttttttatatattttatttcttcttctttctttgcaGCGtgtttcctcttttcttcttcctctgcagCAGTGATGAAAGGTATCTGAGTCTTTTTCTAATATTGTGAGATATAGTTATTAATTGTGAGGTGCATAAAGCAATGCCCTATTTTAATACCCCAAAGCCATCATTTTGTAAAGTCCAATTCTAATGAGTCTAATGTATTTTTTGGCTTGAGTAAATAGGAAACTTGATTTTTGgtgttatattttaatttaattgtaaatgctatcctttaatttttattgccattattattatttttcaaatttgactatctgttttttctttcatattctaCTGTCTAAATTTtcaattctcacaaattttactgAAATTTTAAATTCCTAACGTTATGATGATGGATCGTGTCTTTTTAAACGAAACAAGGTAAAAACAAAACGGCACTTTGcaaaaattttgtaaaataattatgctatttaaattttttacatttttacacATATCagtaaaatttataagaaaaattaatgcTTGTGTGAAAAAATTAAGAAgtatttttttgtgaaataattataatttgtgtaATTCCGTCTATATTCTACATGCactttagtttaaaaaattgttttttttttcaaaaaaatccAATTGTGTAATATGACAATATAGTTCAG
This window of the Vigna angularis cultivar LongXiaoDou No.4 chromosome 7, ASM1680809v1, whole genome shotgun sequence genome carries:
- the LOC108337205 gene encoding L10-interacting MYB domain-containing protein; protein product: MELEASNQPKQERSRTRWTASLDKIFADLVVKQIQLGNRPNNVFDKKTWNHIRDEFNRQTDLSFNNNQLRKHLDVLRTRFYNLKSAYDQNNDFVMDDSCCIGFEQWDDIGAQPRHETVKGKDCPIYEQLCAIFIDSAADGKYAQSSHYEELDKSFGTDASGFTPCLEAKVSHYENPSTSKSIPGNISTSEKVTKNSLDRKRKRSYETQTTGLDQDTCNAMAEALLDMVAVSRLRAVVSSVSDDKFSITNCIKALDEIEGIDQQLYFSALDLFENPSLREIFISLKSVKIRLTWLQGKCSRSPFH
- the LOC108337279 gene encoding protein disulfide-isomerase LQY1, chloroplastic, translating into MTLSPSLSLPNLHSSFLSCPLKSKPSATTFLQPKPSSYPRIRALELDQNTVVAISVGLVSVAVGIGIPVFYETQIDNAAKRDNTQPCFPCTGSGAQKCRFCLGSGNVTVELGGGEKEVSRCINCDGVGSLTCTTCQGSGIQPRYLDRREFKDDD